In Aquila chrysaetos chrysaetos chromosome 2, bAquChr1.4, whole genome shotgun sequence, the following are encoded in one genomic region:
- the FCF1 gene encoding rRNA-processing protein FCF1 homolog isoform X1: MGKQKKARKYAVMKRMISLRDQRINEKDRAKAPVKKKEDPSAIKEREVPQHPSCLFFQYNTQLGPPYHILVDTNFINFSIKAKLDLVQSMMDCLYAKCIPCITDCVMGEIEKLGQKYRVALRIAKDPRFERLPCMHKGTYADDCLVQRVTQHKCYIVATVDKELKRRIRKIPGVPIMYISRHRYNIERMPDDYGAPRF; this comes from the exons atG GGGAAGCAGAAGAAGGCGCGGAAGTACGCGGTCATGAAGCGCATGATCAGCCTCCGGGACCAGCGCAT TAACGAGAAGGACCGGGCGAAAGCCCCcgtgaagaagaaagaggacCCAAGTGCCATTAAGGAGCGGGAGGT CCCCCAGCATCCCTCTTGCTTGTTCTTCCAGTATAATACACAGTTGGGTCCCCCTTATCACATCCTAGTTGACACTAACTTCATCAACTTCTCCATCAAGGCCAAGCTGGACCTAGTGCAGTCAATGATGGACTGTCTCTATGCCAAGT GTATTCCATGTATCACAGATTGTGTAATGGGTGAAATTGAGAAGTTAGGACAGAAGTACCGTGTGGCATTAAG AATTGCCAAGGACCCTCGTTTTGAACGCTTGCCATGTATGCACAAAGGAACCTATGCAGACGACTGCTTGGTACAGAGGGTCACTCag cacaaaTGTTACATTGTGGCCACAGTGGATAAAGAGCTCAAGCGGAGAATACGAAAAATCCCAGGAGTGCCTATAATGTATATTTCCAGGCACAG atACAATATTGAGAGGATGCCAGATGATTATGGAGCTCCTCGATTCTAA
- the FCF1 gene encoding rRNA-processing protein FCF1 homolog isoform X2, with protein sequence MKRMISLRDQRINEKDRAKAPVKKKEDPSAIKEREVPQHPSCLFFQYNTQLGPPYHILVDTNFINFSIKAKLDLVQSMMDCLYAKCIPCITDCVMGEIEKLGQKYRVALRIAKDPRFERLPCMHKGTYADDCLVQRVTQHKCYIVATVDKELKRRIRKIPGVPIMYISRHRYNIERMPDDYGAPRF encoded by the exons ATGAAGCGCATGATCAGCCTCCGGGACCAGCGCAT TAACGAGAAGGACCGGGCGAAAGCCCCcgtgaagaagaaagaggacCCAAGTGCCATTAAGGAGCGGGAGGT CCCCCAGCATCCCTCTTGCTTGTTCTTCCAGTATAATACACAGTTGGGTCCCCCTTATCACATCCTAGTTGACACTAACTTCATCAACTTCTCCATCAAGGCCAAGCTGGACCTAGTGCAGTCAATGATGGACTGTCTCTATGCCAAGT GTATTCCATGTATCACAGATTGTGTAATGGGTGAAATTGAGAAGTTAGGACAGAAGTACCGTGTGGCATTAAG AATTGCCAAGGACCCTCGTTTTGAACGCTTGCCATGTATGCACAAAGGAACCTATGCAGACGACTGCTTGGTACAGAGGGTCACTCag cacaaaTGTTACATTGTGGCCACAGTGGATAAAGAGCTCAAGCGGAGAATACGAAAAATCCCAGGAGTGCCTATAATGTATATTTCCAGGCACAG atACAATATTGAGAGGATGCCAGATGATTATGGAGCTCCTCGATTCTAA